One stretch of Chiroxiphia lanceolata isolate bChiLan1 chromosome 1, bChiLan1.pri, whole genome shotgun sequence DNA includes these proteins:
- the AKAIN1 gene encoding A-kinase anchor protein inhibitor 1 isoform X2, whose product MVFAPGEKPGVEQDEVKLQNASKQIVQTAILRAVQQVSQESQQKEKRTNSTSLQLERGKLTKKHEKK is encoded by the coding sequence GTGAGAAGCCAGGGGTGGAGCAAGATGAAGTTAAGCTGCAGAATGCCAGCAAGCAGATTGTGCAGACTGCTATCCTCCGAGCAGTGCAGCAAGTTTCCCAGGAGAGCCAGCAAAAGGAGAAGCGAACAAACAGTACAAGCCTCCAGctagaaagaggaaaactaaCCAAGAAGCATGAAAAGAAGTAA